From a single Eriocheir sinensis breed Jianghai 21 chromosome 18, ASM2467909v1, whole genome shotgun sequence genomic region:
- the LOC127000199 gene encoding metallophosphoesterase 1-like isoform X1, with translation MLRAVNLRAIQRWWAAGGGGVRRGEDAAGQSHGLFLRAMRAAVRLNLNFLKKFVLAIAGVFFYCEFLHYYVVLAQCGWPALDPSAADPSVNDSGTPLHAMVLADTHLLGRRNGHWLDKLRREWQMHRAFQTTVTLHQPDVFIFLGDLFDEGKWCQPEEYVEYVARFHQLFAVPEDADVLVAVGNHDIGFHYSVNPYLVSRFQRSFDVGPVKLVQIAGVTFVIINSMAMEGDDCFLCRPAKNKIKVISRQLRCARGDKETCKYWHSPILQQYSQPVVLQHYPLHRDSDAVCDEPDEAPPDLKHVRFRERWECLSRDATEMLLEELSPRLVLSGHTHHGCHVTHPLPRGSPAHEYTVPSFSWRNKRSPTFSMLTISSNNYAIYKCHMPQEVTVLVVYGITTLLIIMWIVRLKLRSTGVLYTKVSKHLD, from the exons ATGCTGCGTGCCGTGAACCTGAGGGCCATACAGCGGTGGTGGGCGGCCGGTGGCGGGGGCGTGAGGCGGGGCGAGGACGCGGCTGGGCAGTCTCATGG GTTATTCTTGAGGGCCATGCGTGCTGCCGTCAGACTGAACCTGAATTTCCTGAAGAAGTTCGTCCTGGCCATCGCTGGTGTCTTCTTCTACTGTGAATTCCTCCACTACTATGTTGTTCTGGCCCAG TGTGGGTGGCCGGCCTTGGACCCCAGTGCTGCTGACCCCAGTGTGAATGACTCTGGGACGCCACTCCACGCAATGGTCCTGGCCGACACCCATCTCCTGGGGCGCAGGAATGGCCACTGGCTGGACAAACTGCGGAG ggaGTGGCAGATGCATCGAGCCTTCCAGACTACCGTGACGCTCCACCAGCCAGACGTCTTCATCTTCCTGG GTGACCTGTTTGACGAGGGCAAGTGGTGCCAGCCGGAGGAGTATGTAGAGTACGTGGCTCGCTTCCACCAGCTCTTCGCTGTGCCCGAGGATGCCGATGTGCTGGTGGCGGTGGGCAACCACGACATTGGCTTCCACTACAG TGTCAACCCGTACCTGGTCAGCAGATTTCAGCGGAGCTTCGACGTGGGTCCTGTGAAGCTCGTCCAGATCGCTGGCGTCACTTTCGTCATCATCAACAGCATGGCCATGGAAGGGGACGACTGCTTCCTCTGTAGACCTGCAAAGAACAAGATTAAGGTTATATCAA GACAGCTGAGGTGTGCCCGGGGGGACAAGGAGACCTGCAAGTACTGGCATAGTCCCATCCTGCAGCAATACAGTCAACCAGTGGTGCTGCAG CACTACCCTCTCCACCGGGACTCAGATGCTGTGTGTGACGAGCCGGACGAGGCGCCGCCAGACCTTAAGCACGTCAGGTTCAGGGAGCGCTGGGAATGCCTCTCCAGGGATGCCACGGAAATG CTGCTGGAGGAGCTGTCGCCGCGCCTGGTGCTCAGCGGACACACCCACCACGGCTGCCATGTGACGCACCCGCTGCCCCGCGGCTCCCCGGCCCACGAGTACACTGTCCCGTCCTTCTCctggaggaacaagaggagccCCACCTTCTCCATG CTAACGATCAGCTCCAACAACTACGCCATCTACAAGTGCCACATGCCCCAGGAGGTCACGGTGCTAGTGGTCTATGGCATCACCACACTGCTCATCATAATGTGGATCGTTCGCTTGAAGCTGAGGTCCACAGGCGTCCTCTACACCAAGGTCTCCAAGCATCTCGACTAA
- the LOC127000199 gene encoding metallophosphoesterase 1-like isoform X2: MRAAVRLNLNFLKKFVLAIAGVFFYCEFLHYYVVLAQCGWPALDPSAADPSVNDSGTPLHAMVLADTHLLGRRNGHWLDKLRREWQMHRAFQTTVTLHQPDVFIFLGDLFDEGKWCQPEEYVEYVARFHQLFAVPEDADVLVAVGNHDIGFHYSVNPYLVSRFQRSFDVGPVKLVQIAGVTFVIINSMAMEGDDCFLCRPAKNKIKVISRQLRCARGDKETCKYWHSPILQQYSQPVVLQHYPLHRDSDAVCDEPDEAPPDLKHVRFRERWECLSRDATEMLLEELSPRLVLSGHTHHGCHVTHPLPRGSPAHEYTVPSFSWRNKRSPTFSMLTISSNNYAIYKCHMPQEVTVLVVYGITTLLIIMWIVRLKLRSTGVLYTKVSKHLD, from the exons ATGCGTGCTGCCGTCAGACTGAACCTGAATTTCCTGAAGAAGTTCGTCCTGGCCATCGCTGGTGTCTTCTTCTACTGTGAATTCCTCCACTACTATGTTGTTCTGGCCCAG TGTGGGTGGCCGGCCTTGGACCCCAGTGCTGCTGACCCCAGTGTGAATGACTCTGGGACGCCACTCCACGCAATGGTCCTGGCCGACACCCATCTCCTGGGGCGCAGGAATGGCCACTGGCTGGACAAACTGCGGAG ggaGTGGCAGATGCATCGAGCCTTCCAGACTACCGTGACGCTCCACCAGCCAGACGTCTTCATCTTCCTGG GTGACCTGTTTGACGAGGGCAAGTGGTGCCAGCCGGAGGAGTATGTAGAGTACGTGGCTCGCTTCCACCAGCTCTTCGCTGTGCCCGAGGATGCCGATGTGCTGGTGGCGGTGGGCAACCACGACATTGGCTTCCACTACAG TGTCAACCCGTACCTGGTCAGCAGATTTCAGCGGAGCTTCGACGTGGGTCCTGTGAAGCTCGTCCAGATCGCTGGCGTCACTTTCGTCATCATCAACAGCATGGCCATGGAAGGGGACGACTGCTTCCTCTGTAGACCTGCAAAGAACAAGATTAAGGTTATATCAA GACAGCTGAGGTGTGCCCGGGGGGACAAGGAGACCTGCAAGTACTGGCATAGTCCCATCCTGCAGCAATACAGTCAACCAGTGGTGCTGCAG CACTACCCTCTCCACCGGGACTCAGATGCTGTGTGTGACGAGCCGGACGAGGCGCCGCCAGACCTTAAGCACGTCAGGTTCAGGGAGCGCTGGGAATGCCTCTCCAGGGATGCCACGGAAATG CTGCTGGAGGAGCTGTCGCCGCGCCTGGTGCTCAGCGGACACACCCACCACGGCTGCCATGTGACGCACCCGCTGCCCCGCGGCTCCCCGGCCCACGAGTACACTGTCCCGTCCTTCTCctggaggaacaagaggagccCCACCTTCTCCATG CTAACGATCAGCTCCAACAACTACGCCATCTACAAGTGCCACATGCCCCAGGAGGTCACGGTGCTAGTGGTCTATGGCATCACCACACTGCTCATCATAATGTGGATCGTTCGCTTGAAGCTGAGGTCCACAGGCGTCCTCTACACCAAGGTCTCCAAGCATCTCGACTAA
- the LOC127000201 gene encoding GPI mannosyltransferase 3-like — translation MAQWPLLVFLGVRVACVALVQTWFVPDEYWQATEVAHSMAFRYGYKTWEWQEGIRGVLYPAVLAGVFKFLALLGADTPLLLIHVPRLLHALAFAVGDYHIWRLSKTLYGSASARWTAVCLSTSWFLGYCAPRTLTSCVETVLLAVAFSCYPWRREKESHSANYLWPVGLACAVRPTAAVPVLPLAIQHLWHSHHRWRLLLHYIMITTTLVVLTVVLDSWYYGELVVVPWRFIRFNVVSGLSAHYGTLPWHWYMSQGVPVILATHLLPFCLALYHQPARHQSLMSVILWSLLVYSCLGHKEFRFLLPVLPLCMCMAGDHIAFHLSAHVKRKGRPAGLWRWVVFLCLAVPNACALLYLGLVHQRGPLDVMQVLRAEAEAHPRPDVLFLMPCHSTPYYSHLHLNITMRFLTCEPNLKGEEEYLDEADLFDNDPLTWMEREYGNQPSLPFQSKGTEREEEKEADDMGSSRREEERVNSKSEAEEGRGTEGGDIGENRRGGGGTKGNIEDGNRKQVQSHRENIINESKTGEGTNMRQSPPRNLPSHLVMFSVLSGKIKEFLSAHDYHLCHELFHAHIEDGRRSKLIHVYCRARPRPRG, via the exons ATGGCCCAGTGGCCGCTATTGGTGTTCCTAGGGGTGAGGGTGGCCTGCGTGGCCCTCGTGCAGACCTGGTTCGTGCCCGACGAGTACTGGCAGGCGACGGAGGTGGCCCACAGCATGGCGTTCAG GTACGGCTACAAGACCTGGGAGTGGCAGGAGGGCATCCGTGGGGTCCTGTACCCGGCCGTCCTCGCTGGGGTCTTCAAATTTCTGGCCCTCCTTGGTGCTGACACCCCCTTGCTGCTG ATCCATGTCCCAAGGCTACTTCATGCCTTGGCTTTTGCTGTTGGCGATTACCACATCTGGAGGCTGTCTAAGACTCTGTACGGCAGTGCATCAGCGCGGTGGAccgctgtctgtctctctaccaGCTGGTTCCTGGGCTACTGTGCCCCCCGGACCCTCACCTCCTGTGTGGAGACGGTGCTGCTGGCTGTGGCGTTCAGTTGCTACCcatggagaagggagaaag AGAGCCACAGTGCCAATTATCTGTGGCCGGTGGGGCTGGCGTGTGCTGTCCGGCCTACCGCTGCTGTGCCTGTCCTGCCCCTGGCCATCCAACACCTCTGGCACTCCCATCACAGGTGGCGGCTGCTGCTCCACTATATCATGATAAC GACAACACTCGTGGTGCTCACCGTTGTCCTGGACAGCTGGTACTACGGAGAGCTTGTGGTGGTACCCTGGCGGTTCATTCGCTTCAACGTGGTGTCGGGCCTCTCCGCCCACTACGGCACCCTCCCCTGGCACTGGTACATGAGTCAGGGGGTGCCCGTCATCCTCGCCACCCACCTGCTGCCCTTCTGCCTGGCCCTGTACCACCAGCCGGCCAGACACCAGAGCCTCATGTCTGTCATCCTCTGGTCACTCCTTGTATacag CTGTCTTGGACACAAGGAGTTCCGCTTCCTGCTGCCGGTGCTGCCGCTGTGCATGTGTATGGCGGGGGACCACATTGCCTTCCACCTGTCAGCACACGTCAAGAGGAAGGGCCGCCCCGCAGGACTATG GCGCTGGGTTGTGTTCCTGTGCCTGGCGGTCCCTAACGCCTGTGCCCTGCTGTACCTGGGCCTGGTGCACCAGCGGGGGCCCCTGGACGTCATGCAGGTGCTAAGGGCCGAGGCAGAGGCTCACCCACGCCCGGACGTCCTCTTCCTGATGCCCTGCCACTCCACGCCTTACTACAG CCACCTGCACCTGAACATAACGATGCGCTTCCTCACCTGTGAACCCAAcctgaagggggaggaagaatacCTGGACGAAGCCGACCTGTTTGACAACGACCCTCTCACCTGGATGGAGCGAGAGTATGGTAACCAACCCTCACTCCCGTTTCAAAGTAAGGGCactgagagggaagaagagaaggaagcagatgATATGGGAAGtagtaggagggaagaagaaagagttaaCAGTAAGagtgaagcagaggaaggaagaggaacagaagggggAGATataggagaaaatagaagaggaggaggaggaacaaaaggaaacaTAGAAGATGGAAACAGAAAACAAGTACAAAGTCACAGAGAAAACATAATAAATGAAAGCAAAACAGGAGAAGGAACAAACATGCGACAATCACCTCCTCGTAACCTACCGTCACATCTCGTCATGTTCAGCGTGTTGAgtggaaaaataaaggaattcCTCTCGGCCCACGACTACCACCTCTGCCATGAGCTCTTTCACGCACACATAGAGGATGGGAGAAGGAGCAAGCTCATCCACGTCTACTGCAGggcaagaccaagaccgagaggCTAG